TAATTGTGCCGATGCACGATATGCCTACGGCACGCTGTGCGAAGGCACTCCTGCAAGTGCCTTAACAAAAGTTCATACAGTGTCGATTACTTTTGTCCGACTACTTAGGCTCAAGCAACTATCGCACAGTTCTCTCACCGAAATAGGCATCAGGATTAGCTCTTCCTTGCCAGCTTCGACTTTGGAAAGGTCAAGAATATCGTTAATCAGCGACAAAAGATGTTGGCCACTACTGTGAATGTAGTTGACATATTCCTTCTGTTTGGCATTGAGAGAACCAAAAATTTGTTGATCCAGCAGTTGCGACAAACCTAGAATAGCGTTGAGAGGAGTTCGCAATTCGTGGCTCATGTTAGCTAAAAATTCGGTTTTAGAATCACTTGCGGCTTCGGCAGCTTCTTTAGCTTGACGCAGTTCCAGTTCTGTCTGCTTGCGCTGGGTAATATCGCGGACTATACTTACAACTTCTTCTTCGCCGCTGACAACTAACCGAGCTTCGTAATGGCGCTCCATACCAGTAATGGCTAATTGATATTCAAAAATTTGTATAGTTTTAGTTTGTAAGGCTTGCTCCAGGTAGTGCATAATCTGCTGACTTAACTCAGCTGGGAGGACTTCCTGCACTTTTCTACCTAAAAACTGACTTGGATGTGCGTAGAGCAGATCTTCTTTGTTGGCTTTGCAGTCTATCAGAGTCCCATCTTTGGCGATGCAAAACATTAAATCTGGTATCGCATCCAGAAGAGCGCGATTTCTGACTTCGCTTTGTCGGAGTGATGCTTCTTGGCGTTTGCGTGCGGTGATGTCGCGCTTAATTCCGAAATAGCATACGGTTTGGCCTCCATCATTACGGACTGCAAAGGAGGAAAATTCGATGTACAATAGTTCTCCACTTTTGCTACGGCAGGTGATTTCCGCACAGTAATTGCCCTGCTTTTCCACCTCCGGTAAGAAGAAGGAGCAAAAATCGCCGTCGGTGTGAATGGCTAGTGTTTTGCCCTGCAACTCCTCATCGGTATAACCCAGTAGGTCTCTATGGGCCCAGTTCTGCTCGATGTAATATCCCTGCGTGTCGAGTATGGCGATCGCATCTTTGCTATTGGCGATAATTTCTCGGTAGAGGGTGAGCTTTTCCTCTGTCTGTTTGGGCGTCGTCATTTTCGGGGTAGTATCGATCGCCAATACCATTTGAATCACTCTATCTCTAATTCTTGCCCTATTGATACTCATTCACTCTTTTCACCCCAGGGAATACTGTATAACCTGCTGTTGCTGTATGCAGACCTTACCCCATATGGCGCAATTGAGTCTGTAGCACCTCCAGGGTAACAATTGTGCTATGAATAATTGCCAACCTTTCGTAACCGCGTACACACTTCTACAGGGTAAGGGGGTTCGAGAATAGATTAGTGCCAGATTCCCTACGGCGATTTTTCTGTAAATATTTCTTTATAAAAATTGTGACCTCACTATGTAACGCAAGGAGGATAACAGTTTTAAAGATTAACGCTACGTTAAAATTACTGCTCTAACTTAGCTACCGAGTCTTTCTATTTGACGAGAGAAGTGATAAAAATGACTGCTGCAAAAAATCTGAGAATTGTCTCTCTGATTCCCAGCGCCACAGAGATTGTCGCGCTGTTGGGCCTAACCGATTATCTGGTGGGGCGATCGCACGAATGCGATTATCCCCCAGAAATCAAAGATCGT
The Aerosakkonema funiforme FACHB-1375 DNA segment above includes these coding regions:
- a CDS encoding PAS domain-containing sensor histidine kinase yields the protein MSINRARIRDRVIQMVLAIDTTPKMTTPKQTEEKLTLYREIIANSKDAIAILDTQGYYIEQNWAHRDLLGYTDEELQGKTLAIHTDGDFCSFFLPEVEKQGNYCAEITCRSKSGELLYIEFSSFAVRNDGGQTVCYFGIKRDITARKRQEASLRQSEVRNRALLDAIPDLMFCIAKDGTLIDCKANKEDLLYAHPSQFLGRKVQEVLPAELSQQIMHYLEQALQTKTIQIFEYQLAITGMERHYEARLVVSGEEEVVSIVRDITQRKQTELELRQAKEAAEAASDSKTEFLANMSHELRTPLNAILGLSQLLDQQIFGSLNAKQKEYVNYIHSSGQHLLSLINDILDLSKVEAGKEELILMPISVRELCDSCLSLSSRTKVIDTV